Proteins found in one Nocardia brasiliensis ATCC 700358 genomic segment:
- the rsmG gene encoding 16S rRNA (guanine(527)-N(7))-methyltransferase RsmG: protein MFHVERDLGGTTALPAELEPPAAAAVVFGERLDLARQYCAALATAGVERGLIGPREVPRLWDRHILNCAVIGELIAEGASVVDIGSGAGLPGIPLAIARPDLRITLVEPLLRRTIFLSEFIDAAGLDVTVVRGRAEQSGVMKEAGGADVVTSRAVAPLAKLTQWSFPLLRDHGHMLALKGVSAAEELERDAAALDRIGAGNTQVLACGAGLVATPTLVISAERLPRAERRSEHAAARKEARAAKRADGVRGRTRKGK from the coding sequence ATGTTTCACGTGGAACGAGATCTCGGTGGAACCACCGCGTTGCCTGCCGAACTGGAACCACCCGCGGCCGCCGCGGTCGTGTTCGGCGAGCGACTCGATCTCGCCCGGCAGTATTGCGCGGCACTCGCTACCGCGGGCGTGGAGCGCGGCCTGATCGGTCCGCGCGAGGTGCCCCGCCTCTGGGATCGGCACATCCTCAACTGCGCGGTGATCGGTGAACTGATCGCCGAAGGCGCGTCCGTGGTGGATATCGGCAGCGGTGCCGGACTGCCCGGCATCCCGCTCGCGATCGCGCGCCCCGACCTGCGCATCACCCTGGTCGAACCGCTGCTGCGGCGCACCATCTTCCTCAGCGAATTCATCGACGCGGCCGGACTGGACGTCACCGTCGTCCGCGGCCGAGCCGAACAGTCCGGCGTCATGAAAGAAGCCGGCGGCGCCGACGTCGTCACGTCCCGTGCTGTCGCCCCGCTCGCCAAACTCACCCAGTGGTCGTTCCCGCTGCTTCGCGACCACGGCCACATGCTCGCCCTCAAAGGCGTCAGCGCCGCCGAAGAACTCGAGCGCGACGCCGCGGCCCTGGACCGCATCGGCGCCGGCAACACCCAGGTCCTCGCCTGCGGAGCCGGGCTCGTCGCCACCCCCACCCTCGTCATCAGTGCCGAACGCCTCCCTCGCGCCGAACGCCGCAGCGAACATGCCGCCGCCCGGAAAGAAGCGCGGGCGGCGAAGCGGGCGGACGGGGTGCGCGGGCGCACGCGTAAGGGGAAGTAG